CTGTTGATTTTTCGCAACACATTTTATAGACAATAATTAAGTGTATTTTAGTTGCCATTGTGCAGGAGGAGGAGCAAAGTAACAGATGCAGGACATACTCCCATGGAACATCTCCAACAAGCATCCAGTCTCCTTCTTTGTCTTCATAAGTCAGCACAAACTCAGATGATCCATCTAATAATCTTGAAGATGACGTTGTTTCTGACAGGACACCTAGCTCCTGTGCGTTTGATGCTGGCAGCAGACAAAATTGCTAACGTCAGGAACCATGGAAAATGAACCTAAATACTAGGGTAGAACTCAAAAGAATTGTTAAAAAAACAGAATTTAGCAAGAATGGCATATATGTCAGTTCCTCCCAGGTTTGATGCTGGCAGCAGACAAAATTGCTAACGTCAGGAACCATGGAAAATGAACCTAAATACTAGGGTAGAACTCAAAAGAATTGTTAAAAAAACAGAATTTAGCAAGAATGGCATATATGTCAGTTCCTCCCAGGTGTCGGGCTCTGAACATAAGGGATAGAAATCATTTCCAACATTTTTACTACAACCATGAACATTGTATCTTACAATACTCTGTAAAATTCATTCAACATGTAAAGCAACTAAAACAGTTGAGTTCATTATCCttcccttatgggatctcagGGGAAATATCCGTTGTAACAAGTTTTCCATTTTAAGATTAATGTACTAGGGAGAAGAACTACTCACATCTTGCACAAACAGTCGTACTGGGTCTTAAGAACATGTTGTCTAGAGTCCGTGCCAAGTTCTCATAGCTACTATGAGCATTCAGATCTACCTTCCTTCCAATTGTAACTCCATCCATATTGACCTTCACAAATAGAGAAGCCTTGACCAGCCCTTTCTCCTGTGCAAAGTTGTTGATCATGCTGCTCCCAGCATTAGTGATAGTATTTTTACTTTTGCGTTTTTCGGTTGTCACAGAAAATTCTTCTGGGGGTGGTGATTTTGTCTGGTTAACTAGGGTGTTCATCCTATAAGTTCTTATAGGAGGCCATCCAACAACCTGACTGCATTGTTGAATTTCAAGCAAAAGTTAAgtaacaaataaaagaaaagaagaaagaaaagtatAAATCTCAAGTATGTTTTTAGCAGTTTATTATAGTCTACTCACTAAATACATGCATTATCTACATTTATAGGGGAGAAAAAAAGGATATATTTTCCTCTAGTGTAGCAGAAATTTCAAATGTGATGACATGTGTGCATTAACAGTGATGGCATAGTTTAGTCATAAGTGGTAGGACAACATCAGTTTCAGGGGTGCCAAGTAGCAGAACAATCGAAAGAACCATACATGAAAATAATGTCAGATCTGAGATGGCCTATGGATGGCACATGTTAAAACTAAAAATTGAGAGATCACGATTAAGAGTAAGTGACTAGACACACATCCTAAGCTCCACCATTAAAATACCATCTGTCGAAGCCATATCTATACCCGGCATTTTTATTACATCACACACATTATTCGTCAAGTTTAACATAGAAGAGATACAAATTTGTCATTTAAAGGAACCATATTCATATGAACATATTAATAAGAATGTAGCATGtctttatgttttaaataaaaggAAGATAAATTAGAATCCTGAAGTAGCATTTTATATTTCCAGAAGATAGCCCTTTGTCTGAAATCAATATGAAATCACAAGTTTAATTAAAAGATGTATACTTGTCATATACTCATACAAGAGTAATGGAACAATACCACATTAGATTCCAAACATATAAGCCATAACAAATACTACTCCATATAGGATTTGTACATTTTACATACAATAAGTTGCCCGAAAAGGGAATCCATTATCTCCAACCCCGACTTATTAGAAGTGAAACACTTCAAGGAATAACACAACCAAAAGAATGGAACCAAATTATATAATCACACTATTCAACGATAACTAGCCATAAACCTATCAATTGGTTCCATAAAACAATAACTTATTGAGTCTGACCCTAAAGAATATTACACAAAGATgcatctgttttttttttttgtttattttatgagaATGTAAGGTAATTTATTGATAAACTAGCACAAAGAATGTGCTATAATAACTGTACACAGAGATGCCAATTTTGGCAGGAAATCAATGTCACATTCCTCCTAAGGAAGTTTCATACATAATGCAGTCTCTGGCAATCATCAATCGTGCAAAGTGAAAAACAGCTCAACATCCAAAAGAGCATCCTCTCTTTTCTATGGGAAGTTGAGTTAGTTTTCTAGTGCAAATGCTCTTGAACGGTACGTAAATAAAGGataaatctttttatttttctcttttatattgGGTGTAGACAATCGTTCTGCCAAAGAACCGATTCATGTTGGCTTGACTAAGATTAAAATCATCCATAATACTTCCAATAGCGAAGGACCCACCTTACTTTGATGTGAACCTAATTCTCTCTCAAATTTATCATCCTGGAGATGGAAAACTCTCACAAAAGTTCATCTTATCCTAGTTCTAAAATACTATAATGGACTCATTATGCAAGAAAAGGTTGAAAAAAAGAGTTGGCTCTAAAATGAGTTATGATATGAAGAACATTATCTCCACATCAATAGCAGGGGGAGCCATATTTAATGCTCTAATAAACAGATTAAAGAGTAAGAAGAGGATAAATTGTTGTTAGTTGGCATTGCATGTGCAAAAGCCATAAAGGGATCGTGGATGTTTCCTAGTGCATAGAAGTTATGTCTATTTCCCATCTTTGACGTACCATAGATGCTTCTTAAAGTAATGGTGGAGACAGTTCGGCAAGAAGGGATATGAAAACACTGGATgctaaaagaagaaacaagtgGAAAAATGTCCTAACATATATTTATGGCTACTATTGCAAGAATAATAGAACATTTAAGGAGCTAGAGAAGTTTTTACTAAATGTCAAAAATTCTctcttggagtaactggtaaagttgctgccatgtgaccaggaggtcacgggttcaagccttggaaacagcctctggcagaaatgcaaggtaaggctgcgtacaacagacccttgtggtcgagcccttccccggaccctgcgcatagcgggagcttaagtgcaccgggctgcccttttatgtTTGTTAAAACGAATTTCGTGCTATATTAGATAGTTGGCTAGATTATTTTGGGAACCCTACTGCGTACTTGTACAAACTACTTTTGTCATCATCCGCTTGGTTTGGTACGTTAACGGAATTCTCAATAAAAATGAAACTCCTCTAAATCATTGACTTTCTACACATCTGAAATACTGTTTTGTTTTATTGGTACATCCAAAATACTGCTCTTGTGTAAACAGGATGCTCGGAATTGGATTGTATCGTTAAAAGAGGCTAGACATTTTCTATCAACTAGTAAAGGGTACATTCATCACCCATTCACCATTTAAAGGAAATGAGAAGGAACACCGAAGCTACGAGAAAAACTTCTGTCCTGCAAAACTCCCAATCTTCTAGCCAGAAGTTTGCCATTGTttgtatgaaaaaaataaaacaagctATCCAGTTACTTCCCATTTCTAATTACCAGACTGCTGCCTTCTGGTTTCTAAGGGTTTTTACAAAGTAGTCTTTGACTAGAAATATCTTGCATCGTCAAGAATCCTATTAGTTAAGACCAATTCAAGTTGATATAATCATTGATCAACATGACACCCATTGCATTGTTACTATCATTTCGAATAAAAACCAGAGATGGTGTTATTTATGTGTGCTTATAAGCCCCATCTCTTTCGACTCTTTCTCCTAGAACAATGTTTTGCTACCAGTTGCTGTCAAACATTAAAAAGGATGAGTCCCCCAATTGCTCCAGCTTTGTGTCACCTCAAACAAGATTCTTCCTTTAGATGAATGGACAGATATATTCAATTATAATTAGGTCGTTTAGTTTAGTACAATATCCTACCAGGAGGAAGAATATATATTACAGAGAGATATAGAAAGGACACAGAAAAGATAAATGTTTcatcataaaaagaaaatgcaCTTCACCATAGGTATCTGATTCCTAGAGAACCAAATGCAGAGCAAACAAATATTTTGTTCAAATCAAACAAtctttaaaaaggaaaataaaattgaTACAGAGTTACATCAAAGAGTCATAGGAGAGCAAtacagaagaaaataaaatcctTTTTCTTTCCTGCAAAGCATCAAACTAACACCTGATCAAAGAATCATATGGAAACATAATGACGAGGCCAAAAAGGGTAGTGACGAAATGGTGATACCTGACACTAGAACGAGGAGGAGAAATAGAATCAGCAGCTCTCTTGGTGCCACAGGAAGCATTATTAGCTTTTGcagcagaagaagaagaacatgaAGATGATGAATTAGAACCCAAAGGAGGAAAATCTTTTTTGGGTGTCAAGATTTTTGCATATTGACCAGTTTTAGACTTGGGAAGAACAGCAGCAGCACCAAGACCAAGTCCAAGACCCAATTCAAGTTCAGAGTCATCAGGGTATGATGAAGAAGCCTCAGATGATAACAACACCATATTGTCTTCCTTGGACACAGTAGACATTGACCCATCAATTGAAACCCCATAAGGGACTCCTCCCAAGTCCATTAGACCAAGAGTGTCTTTCATCAAGAAAAGTAGTTCAAGAAAAACAGAGAAGGGTTTCTTgattttcagaagaaaaaaaaagaacaaatggGGAGAAAGAAGATGGTAGGTATAGGGGGTGGGGGGGGCGGGGGGAGTGTTCGAGAAGGTAAGAAAGGGTGGGGTAGCAGTTGTCTGCTTTGTGCGCTTCAGAGGATGAATATGATGATGATTTTTCTCCTAACGGTCCCCAGCGCTGCTGCTATTTTGTTGCAGGCAATAACTAACCACTCACAAATCTTGTTTTCCCAAGGATAGCATAGGAGAAAATGGAGAAAGGTCAAATTTTGCTTTCAACTTTTGACAAATTGTTCAAATTTGTTTTTAAGTAATATATACGGGttaaatttatttctttaaagagttaaacaaaaaattcaaaaacataTCTAAATTTATTTCATTCTTAAACTATTGAGATTATGAATGTTCTACCTCAAGTATCACATAAATTTAGTTACACACCTGGATTAATTTTTGATGATGTTTGTGTATACTCTCTTTTTTGTTTAAAAATTCTGTCACGTGACACTCCATATGGAAAAATAATCTTATAGTGATAAATCtgaataaattaatattagGTTAAAATTATCACCGTATAAATTACCATCTTCTTGTCCACCATATTATTAGTCCTGGTCTCATTTTTTGTCGTGGCATCAATATTTCTGACTTGAAAAGGGAGAGTTtaggatttttaaaaaatttaatatgcaaaaatatattttaaaaaattaatgtattAGCAAATAGAATCATTATATATACTAGGTGGAGGACGCGCCTAGAAGCATTTCTAGACAAATCTGATCTAACCAACATCTAGGTGTGTTTCGTTAAACACATATAAATTGAGTTTCATAGAGGAACTATTTGCAATGTGACTTTTCCACTTGTATTATTAACCAATAATTAGCAAAACACACCTGGACGTCGACTAGATCAAATGTTTGTCTACAAACACTTCTAGATGTGCTTggtcataaaatcatcattcacctaatatatatataatgactaTATTAGCTGATACATTTTTTAGATATATTTTTCAATTGgttttttgaaattctaaactCTCCCCTTTCAAATCGGATATACTGATGTCAAGGCTAAGATGAGACCATGGCTAAGAAAGTGGAAAAGATGATACTGGATGCTGCAATGGAGAATAAATTAATCTATACGGTAATAATGTTTAACCTTTCACTACCTAAATAAAATGATTAAAACCGACAGGCCAATACTGACCTTGTATGTCAGTTTATTGGCCTAAATCGATGCCAAATCGACGGACAAAGAGATATTGATTTTTGACGCATCGCTTTCGAAGAACTGACGGAGAGGGTCAAGAAATATCGAGGGTTTTCCGATCCGTCCATTGACACTCATGTCTAAAATCAAGGCCAAAATCGATCGAAAAGATCAACAGATCTTTGACCGACCCACCACGATCAATTAGTTTGATtctaatatttaaatgaaactGATCAAGTTTGattggaattttttttagcCAAACACCGAGAAATGAGAAATCAGTTGAGTTCGGTCATTAAAAGATACCAAAAAattatctatactatattaaaagcataaaGATTTCTAGAAATGTTGTTTGAATTATCTTTTCATCATCTTCCTTcaattattatatcataattttaatgatattaaatattgactataacaaacataataaaaactaaatgaagaatttttttttttgttatggtAAATTACTACACGGAGATTCTTTTTTCAACTGAAGATTTAAcctgaaaaaaaaagtaaaaaaaaaacaattctcGTGGCTAGGGTCgatttgggtcggttattggtcaaaatcaaaatcaaaccaacttAATCGATTTTTAAATTctcaaaaccaaaccaatccaATTATAATATGCATTTATCGGTTTGGTTGTTATCggttttgatttgatttagttCAGTTATCCGATTATTAAccatacataaaaataaaagcaatGATACATTCAAAACAAGGAAAAAGTGACAACAATCTATTCAAAATGAAAAATTGTTAGAACGACTGATTTTATAGAACTTTCAATCACTAAACCAAGCTAAACCCAAATCAGTTTATTTAATCGGTTTagtttaatttttcaatttaGATCAATTTTTATCCAAACGGTGAACACCCCTACTCATGGCTTAGgaacccccctccccccccccccaaaaaaaaaagacccAAAGAGGAAATTTTTTGTGCACTTATAACTTCTTTTAGATTTAGGAGTCTTTATTATTTtacaatatataatttaaataataaacaaaattgtcatttactatttttttcaaattattatttaattatctttaTAATATTTAGTATTAGCAAGTcaactaaaattttaatttgagaaaataaaaaacttCTTTAAAGTGTGTTCGGATAGAATTAGGATTTGCACCATTTGAATTTCCAGTCGTATGGGAGATGAACTATCACGTATGTACTACACATGAATATGAATATCTTCATCAACATGGAGTCTTATTTTGATTAGTTAGTGGAGTTATATCCTTTTTCAATAAAAACTCTCTTTATGTGGTGTCTATAAAAACTAAGTTAAGACTTAAGTTTCCTCAATTTGCTAACCCTAGATAattatattatcatttattCTCTTTgtgcatatatgatttttacCTAAACAAgttttttcttctattcttaTTTTGGATAAATATCATTGGAGTTTCAATTCGAGAATCATTATATGTCTAAGGATGAAATCATCCTTTTGCACTCCTTACACCATATATATTTCGAGAAGGTTTGAAACATGTGATCATAGATTTTTGTAATAGTTTGCCCATTTTTGCTAAACTATGTATAAGTGTAAATAATGAGGCCTTATCGGAATAACattgattatttttatgaactttaatttttcctttgatatttattttataacttaaaatatattatttagtaatacttatataatttttaaaagttatatattaaatgatatgaattacacacgtaataatttattcaatttatttatatttaatatagtataaattatacataatttaaCATAAGTATTATAGTAAAATTTGCATTTCATAATACTTGGATAATTATGAGAAAACCCAAGTCCAAGAAGCAAAAGGCAATTAGGAAAAGAAAGGCAAGAATGGTAAAAATGGTTAGGCTTATTTAGAGATGTTTTATGAATGAAGAAGAATTAATGAACGTAGTCACGAatttaaacttcaataaaattTTCGTACAATACTTGACAATTTATTCAGGACGAATCATAACAAAAGGGACAAATAAAAGTGGGTAGAATTGCAAACGACTACCCGACAAAGGTGTGGCCACCTAATAATATAGGCCATTCCCCAACCTAAAACAACATACCTGTAGGCCTGCATGGAGCGCCACTAACCTAAGCAACTATGTAAACGGACTCGGAGAAATTTTATGGAACTCTACGAGATAAGTTTATCCTTgaagaattattttaaatattttataaaattcttaaatatttataaaaaaattaatatatcaaTTATTGTTTTTATCAAAGCTACCGTCTAAGGAATAACcaaaattatattcataaatatttatcattttttttgtttcgtcatattttatttatgattgtaATCAGTAATAAAgtcaaattttttattaaaaaagttCAAAATCTCAAGAGTAGACATACAAACTAGTCGAAAGAGattcaacatctactatatatatataaatatattaattatatagccttggaaacagcctctggcagaaatgcaaggtaaggctgcgtacaacagacccttgtggtcgggcccttccccggaccctgcacatagcgggagcttaagtgcaccagGCTGCCCTTATATATTAAtaatgagcccgtttggattgacttaaaaaagtaacttttatgtatgaagtgcttttagaactttgaagtgctgaaagctttttttataaataagcagttgagtgtttggataaaagtgcttatgatgtgaattttagggttaaaaaaataaaaaaaaagtagtttggaaatttagttaaaatacaagggatataaaagtaatttccatggtcaaagaaaatgactttaagcactttggaaaaaaaaagttaggaatcctaacttttcatttttgactgactttaagaactttatgatttaaagtcagcattaggcaaacacgtccaaaagctaaaaaggggttttaagttggttttgaccaacttaaagtcaatccaaacgggctcaatataattttttgcctCTAAATTCAAGATGACTCCGCCTGGATTGTAATCAATTTtatcactttaaaatttattaatacaagaaattattttatacGTATTCATGAAAAAGTACGTCTAAAGGTTGTATGAGAAATGTACTCATGGAACATGTACGGGTGTTGACTGTTCATAAAAGTCAAGAAAGGAATTAGTGTAATGCTGTTGTCTTttgggaaaagggtcaaatttttttaaaaattatatatgaaactaaataaaattttatttcattaatattttagtttaaaaatatctttGATGGCAAAAATGTAATCTATCAttaattttgaatcaaaatatcatttttctaataaatatattattatattttttcttttaaatacattttttttctaataaaaatattgcaaCTCATTATTAATTTCCATATATATAGGATCATATCTTAatttatcattaatttttatttagataacgataaaattctttttcctaataatatatatatatatatatatatattattttatttttaattttgtaataTTTTTCGAATTGAAGAAGGATATAAATTGCTAATATAAAGtcttttattttaaagttaagaTACAACAATCATAGTGCTATAAAACACAAAAAATTATTACGTTGCTTCAAATCATAAAATACCTTTAAAATATCGTGGGTGGAGTTATTGTTGACATCTTTTCCTAcattaactttaaaatcaagAAATACACTAACAAATATTTATTCTACTCAAATTTGAAAgagattaagaaataaaaatatgttccattttattataaaacattaattattatctaaataaaaattaatgatgagaTTACTATAATCTTATATGTATAAAGTATattatcaatttaaaaaatatatttgttaaTTTTATAGTATAATAGGAGTAATTGATAAAAAGCGATTAAGAAGAGACAAGACTACTTTTCactttatattaattaaatcgattttaaaaggaaaaaataaaaaaattctttaaaagtaatattttattagaaaaataatatgcttaaaaagaaaagaaacgatATGTTTATTAGGAAAATGACATTTTAATCCAAAAGTAATAATAGAgacattttttattcaaatattaaCGGATGACTTTTTGTTCAATTTCGCATAATTTAAGAATGTGTTTTACCTTTTTCGTTATGTTTTTAGATAAAtgatttttcttgtttttatatcatattctcatgtatcgAACTTGATTGTTCCTGATACAAAGTGTATCAGATtctaatgtatcaagatttaatgattctgatacatctacatttatgtatcagaatctcatgtagTAAGTTTTACaatacatctactttatgtatcagattctaatgtatcaagatttaataattCTGACACatttacatttatgtatcaaaatctcatgtatcaagctttacaactcttgatacatctactttatgtatcagattataatgtttcaaaatttaatgattctgatagatctacatttatgtatcagaatctcatgtatcaagctttacaacttctgatacatctagataaaaaaaattcaaagataCAAATGGGTCATTTTTAGattaataaatatgatataatataacgTTTTTTTATATTAGAGTGAGATGAATATGAATAGTGCGACATGAATAATGTGAATTTATATAATTGATTAAAATTTGGTGAGGATTAATGAGTAATTGTTCTTGTTGTTGCGATATTATTGAGCTAATTTAGTTGTTCCATGCGTAAAACACATTCAAACTTAAATCATCAAACATTCTGGTAAGAAATACTAGGGGCGTTGAGGTCCAAAACTAGCAAGGTTTAACGTGGCTTTTACTTCCATCATGACATTTGTATTTATTAGTCTCTCCGTCTCATTTCATATGATTTGATAaggtgtttaaaaaaataagaaaagatttttaaaatttatggtctaaataattcttaaatatttatatgattgtaaattattttattaagaataaaaagTGAATGCTAAAACTAAATTGTTTCTAACTATGGTAAAATGACACTTTTTTGAAAACGAACTAAGGGGTTGTTTGGAACAAAAATTAATAGCGTAGAGATTAATAATGCATGGATTAGTAATGTAAGGACTATTTTTAATCAAGTGTTTGATACATTGCTTGCCGCCAaatcttttatttgatttaaaacTCTACAAAAAACTTCTTTTTCAATTATACCCTTGAATTATTATGTGATTTTCTATTTCATATAATGGGGTCAAAGTAGATAATTATctgataatattatttttttgtgacCTAACTAGCTAGGAGAAGAACAATTTTGTGGTCATGTTTGCTATTTTCtcacttgaattatttgaaggtaaataattatcattttaataaattgatCAATCACAAAACGTCTATTTTCAATTTAATAAAGATAGACCATCTACTTTTAAAATCGAAAAGACGATAAACAATAGTAAAATCGAATAAACCATCTACGTTTACACATAAAAATTGCAAGTTGTAGTTTTAATATgaagttaatatcttaaaaaGTCACTCAACTTTAGAATTTATCTAGCAAAGTCGAACTTtgttttttatcaataaaatcacTCAATTAGTCCTTTGtatcaactaaattaattataaaaaaaattgacatgacaattttttttatattatgtaaatatgaactcacaaataaataaaatttaaaattttgacatggcaaatatttttatattatgtaaataagaacccacaaataaataaaatttgtaagctaatttatttaaataaatttactagTACAAAACtacaaatataaaacataaaatcaagacaaaaatgattaaaagaaTTTGAGGGGTAATTTTTgtctttaaatatttaatttcataGTATTAAATcctatatattattaataccTCCAAATGAAAGGTACATACACCTATAATACCATGTAGGGTGTATTAGTTATATATAGGCTCAAAATTTCtatcaaatatagtattaaataatatcatatataacaCATGAATTATTTCTCCTAATACATCCTATCAAACGACCCCTAAAACagaaaaaatatcatataaaatgagatttatttttaataataataataataataataatataggaGAGTAGAGTCAGAGTacttaataaatcaaaaaagaatCATTACATGTTTCGACGCCCTTTCACTTTCATGACAGTAAAATGTGAAAAAGGGTACCTTCTGTCTAGTTGACTATTGCAGATACATACAGATAGTTCTGCTcattcacttttaatatatatctttctatatttaataataatttgtaTTTTACTTTTAATGAGTCATAcagatttcaaaaaaaaaaaaaatcttaaatttcGTACTCAATCAAATACCATGAGAAATGGAAGAAGTAGACAGAATAATCAATTGAAGGTCTAATTGAGCTATAGCTTCCTTCTCAATAGTAGACAATAGCCATGACTGACTTGTTTGTTTTGTTAAGCAGAGGATACTGAATGAATGGTTTATAACGGAACTGGTCCAACTAAAAACATCAAATTCCCAAACAATTTCTTCTTACAGAGGGGACCAAATAATTCTTAATCCATTTATTTCATTCTTTACTTTAAACCTTTTAGTTGGTAAAATCAACTACTAGTAGCTGTTTTAACCTAGCATTGGtcataccaaaaaaataaaataaaaattggataACACTCCATTTTGCCTCATCATTAATAATGTCACTTCACCAATCCTTGAAAGATTAAGCAGAATACATAGATTTGGACTAATATTGACAATTGCTCAAGCAAGTCACTTATAGAGAGAATTACAAGTAAATATGTAAGATGAGCATTAATTGGTTAATGTAAATTGATCACTTCAAACACTTAGGTTACTGGATTAGCAAAAGAATATGTCAAATTCCGTAGTATCTTATCAGGTTGTTcgtttgaaattttgatttcgATACAAGTATTTCACCAGATCTGCCATGTGGTTAACTTATACAGGGATTGCTTTACCAGGAAA
This DNA window, taken from Solanum dulcamara chromosome 3, daSolDulc1.2, whole genome shotgun sequence, encodes the following:
- the LOC129882710 gene encoding auxin-responsive protein IAA13-like isoform X2, translating into MKDTLGLMDLGGVPYGVSIDGSMSTVSKEDNMVLLSSEASSSYPDDSELELGLGLGLGAAAVLPKSKTGQYAKILTPKKDFPPLGSNSSSSCSSSSAAKANNASCGTKRAADSISPPRSSVSQVVGWPPIRTYRMNTLVNQTKSPPPEEFSVTTEKRKSKNTITNAGSSMINNFAQEKGLVKASLFVKVNMDGVTIGRKVDLNAHSSYENLARTLDNMFLRPSTTVCARSSNAQELGVLSETTSSSRLLDGSSEFVLTYEDKEGDWMLVGDVPWEMFISSVKRLRIMRTSDANGLAPSFIGKKWWKTED
- the LOC129882710 gene encoding auxin-responsive protein IAA13-like isoform X1, which translates into the protein MKDTLGLMDLGGVPYGVSIDGSMSTVSKEDNMVLLSSEASSSYPDDSELELGLGLGLGAAAVLPKSKTGQYAKILTPKKDFPPLGSNSSSSCSSSSAAKANNASCGTKRAADSISPPRSSVSQVVGWPPIRTYRMNTLVNQTKSPPPEEFSVTTEKRKSKNTITNAGSSMINNFAQEKGLVKASLFVKVNMDGVTIGRKVDLNAHSSYENLARTLDNMFLRPSTTVCARSSNAQELGVLSETTSSSRLLDGSSEFVLTYEDKEGDWMLVGDVPWEMFISSVKRLRIMRTSDANGLGTSPSFIGKKWWKTED